In Quercus robur chromosome 10, dhQueRobu3.1, whole genome shotgun sequence, a genomic segment contains:
- the LOC126702603 gene encoding peroxidase 47-like — translation MLHTKSMFNLKMVIGKILGLILLMEMIVHGFRFEVVDGFRFDVVNGFRFGVVDGLSMEYYLLRCPLAELIVKIKVIKALQADPTLAASLVRLHFHDCFIEGCDGSVLLNSTKQNKAERDSPANLSLRGFELIDEIKEELEKQCPGIVSCADILAMAARDAVCKAGGPLYDIPKGRMDGTRSKIEDTINLPAPTFNASQLINLFGQHGFSAQEMVALSGAHTLGVARCSSFKNRLVGGLDANLNADFAKTLFTTCSASDTAEQPFDETRNTFDNLYYRALQCKSGVLDSDQTLYASAETKGIVDSYASNKVMFFSDFKRAMVKMSMLNVKQGSQGEVRQDCYKIN, via the exons ATGCTTCACACAAAATCTATGTTCAACT TAAAGATGGTTATTGGCAAAATTCTTGGTTTAATTTTACTAATGGAGATGATTGTGCATGGTTTTAGATTTGAAGTAGTAGATGGTTTTAGATTTGATGTAGTAAATGGTTTCAGATTTGGAGTAGTAGATGGTTTGAGCATGGAATATTATCTGCTCAGGTGCCCATTAGCTGAACTAATTGTGAAAATTAAAGTTATCAAAGCTTTGCAAGCTGATCCTACCCTAGCAGCCAGCCTTGTTAGATTGCATTTCCATGATTGTTTCATAgag GGATGTGACGGGTCGGTTCTCCTTAATtcaacaaagcaaaacaaagcAGAGAGAGACTCCCCAGCAAATTTGAGCTTGCGGGGATTTGAACTTATTGATGAAATAAAAGAGGAACTTGAAAAACAATGCCCTGGCATAGTCTCATGTGCTGATATTCTTGCAATGGCTGCCAGAGATGCAGTATGCAAG GCTGGGGGTCCTCTTTATGACATACCTAAGGGAAGAATGGATGGTACGAGGTCTAAAATAGAAGACACAATCAACCTTCCTGCACCAACCTTCAATGCCTCTCAGCTCATTAACTTGTTTGGGCAGCATGGTTTTAGTGCCCAAGAAATGGTGGCTCTTTCGG GCGCACATACACTAGGAGTGGCAAGGTGCTCATCATTTAAAAACCGATTAGTGGGGGGCTTGGATGCAAATTTAAATGCAGACTTTGCAAAGACATTATTCACAACATGCAGCGCTAGTGATACTGCAGAGCAACCCTTTGATGAAACAAGAAATACTTTCGATAATCTTTACTATCGTGCATTGCAATGTAAATCCGGAGTGCTCGATTCCGATCAAACCTTATATGCGTCCGCAGAAACTAAAGGAATCGTGGATAGCTATGCATCCAACAAAGTCATGTTCTTCTCTGATTTTAAACGGGCAATGGTGAAAATGAGTATGCTTAATGTTAAACAAGGTTCACAAGGCGAAGTACGACAAGATTGCTATAAaattaattga